Proteins found in one Sporosarcina sp. FSL K6-3457 genomic segment:
- the miaB gene encoding tRNA (N6-isopentenyl adenosine(37)-C2)-methylthiotransferase MiaB gives MNEEQRLHAGLVKSTEAVEKDYSQYFQTVYTPPSLKDAKKRGKEEIAYHDDFHIDERFRDMGNGRKFYIRTYGCQMNEHDTEVMAGIFTGLGYEITDTVEDANVILLNTCAIRENAENKVFGELGHLKSLKRRNPDVLIGVCGCMSQEESVVNKILKTYDQVDMIFGTHNIHRLPHILHEAYLSKEMVIEVWSKEGDIIENLPKVRHGNIKAWVNIMYGCDKFCTYCIVPYTRGKERSRRPEDIIQEVRQLAAQGYREITVLGQNVNAYGKDFEDVDYRFGNLMDDLRKIDIARIRFTTSHPRDFDDHLIEVLAKGGNLVDHIHLPVQSGSSDILKIMSRKYTREHYLELVRKIKQAIPSVTLTTDIIVGFPNETDEQFEETMSLYEEVGFDIAYTYIYSPREGTPAANMVDNVPMDVKKERLQRLNKLVNDGSAEAMKLYKNQIVEVLVEGESKKNSEVLAGYTAKNKLVNFKAPQSVIGKLVNVKIIEAKTWSLDGEFIGVVEKDKVMS, from the coding sequence ATGAATGAGGAACAGCGTTTACACGCAGGACTTGTAAAATCGACAGAAGCAGTAGAAAAGGATTATAGTCAATATTTCCAAACAGTCTATACACCGCCTTCATTGAAGGACGCGAAAAAGCGGGGGAAAGAAGAAATTGCCTATCATGATGATTTCCATATAGACGAACGCTTCCGTGATATGGGGAACGGTCGGAAATTTTATATACGTACATACGGCTGTCAGATGAACGAACATGATACAGAAGTGATGGCAGGTATTTTTACGGGTCTAGGCTATGAAATAACCGATACTGTCGAAGATGCCAATGTTATTTTACTTAATACTTGTGCGATTCGTGAAAACGCGGAGAACAAAGTGTTTGGAGAGTTGGGGCATCTGAAATCGTTGAAGCGACGAAATCCGGATGTGCTCATTGGAGTATGCGGTTGTATGTCGCAAGAAGAATCTGTGGTTAATAAAATCCTGAAGACTTACGATCAAGTGGATATGATTTTCGGTACACATAATATCCATAGGCTACCTCATATTTTACATGAAGCCTACCTTTCAAAAGAAATGGTTATCGAAGTGTGGTCTAAAGAAGGGGATATCATTGAAAACCTTCCGAAGGTACGACACGGTAATATTAAGGCATGGGTCAATATTATGTACGGCTGCGATAAGTTTTGTACATATTGTATTGTCCCATACACGCGTGGCAAGGAACGGAGTAGACGACCAGAGGATATTATCCAAGAAGTACGTCAATTGGCGGCACAGGGCTATCGAGAAATCACAGTGTTGGGCCAAAACGTCAATGCGTATGGTAAGGATTTTGAGGATGTAGACTACAGATTTGGTAATTTGATGGATGATTTGCGGAAAATTGATATTGCGAGAATCCGTTTTACAACGAGTCATCCGCGTGACTTCGATGACCATTTAATTGAAGTACTTGCCAAAGGTGGCAATCTGGTCGATCATATTCATCTACCTGTTCAATCAGGTTCAAGTGATATTTTAAAAATTATGTCTAGAAAGTATACGCGCGAGCATTATCTCGAACTGGTCCGTAAAATAAAACAAGCGATTCCAAGTGTAACATTAACGACGGATATTATTGTAGGCTTCCCGAATGAAACGGACGAGCAGTTTGAAGAGACGATGTCATTGTATGAAGAAGTCGGCTTTGATATTGCTTATACGTATATTTATTCACCACGTGAAGGTACGCCGGCCGCCAATATGGTGGATAATGTGCCGATGGACGTGAAAAAAGAACGATTGCAGCGACTGAATAAGCTTGTCAATGATGGGTCAGCAGAAGCGATGAAGCTTTACAAAAATCAAATCGTTGAAGTGCTCGTCGAAGGGGAAAGTAAGAAGAATTCTGAAGTACTTGCGGGCTATACGGCGAAAAATAAATTGGTCAATTTTAAAGCACCACAATCCGTTATCGGGAAATTAGTAAATGTTAAAATAATAGAGGCCAAAACATGGTCACTCGACGGTGAATTTATAGGCGTTGTAGAAAAGGATAAGGTGATGAGTTAA
- a CDS encoding stage V sporulation protein S produces the protein MNPLKVSSRSNPNSVAGALVAVIRDQGYAEMQAVGAGALNQAVKAIAIARGFVAPSGGDLICAPAFTDIEINGEGRTALKLLVEKRIR, from the coding sequence GTGAATCCATTGAAGGTATCATCTCGCTCGAATCCAAATTCTGTTGCAGGAGCACTTGTCGCAGTTATCCGGGATCAAGGTTATGCAGAAATGCAGGCGGTAGGTGCAGGTGCATTGAATCAGGCGGTAAAAGCAATTGCAATCGCGCGTGGATTTGTAGCTCCAAGTGGTGGGGATCTCATCTGTGCACCCGCCTTTACTGATATTGAGATTAACGGTGAGGGACGTACAGCATTGAAATTACTTGTTGAAAAACGAATACGCTAA
- a CDS encoding TIGR00282 family metallophosphoesterase — protein MKVLFIGDIVGSPGRDMLFDYLPRLKRKFSPDVIIANGENAASGRGITKAIFDDLLRAGVDVVTMGNHTWDQKEIYDFIDDTDYLIRPANFSDEAPGRGMTTISRNGVTLSIINLHGRTFLPPHGDPFEKADELVAEAKEISPLVFVDFHAEATSEKIAMGWHLDGKASVVVGTHTHVQTADDRILPGGTAYLTDAGMTGPYDEILGMKKEDVIYRFRTNLPVRFEVPKNGRTQLNGLFVELDDQSGKALKVERVSINEDRPLKG, from the coding sequence ATGAAAGTATTATTCATAGGTGATATTGTAGGTTCACCAGGACGGGATATGTTGTTTGATTATTTACCACGATTGAAACGGAAATTTAGCCCCGATGTTATCATTGCAAATGGTGAAAATGCAGCGTCAGGTCGAGGGATTACGAAGGCTATTTTCGATGATTTACTACGTGCTGGCGTAGATGTTGTAACAATGGGCAACCATACGTGGGATCAGAAGGAAATTTATGATTTTATCGACGACACGGATTACCTTATTCGCCCTGCGAACTTTTCGGATGAAGCGCCTGGCAGAGGGATGACGACAATTTCACGCAATGGTGTGACATTATCGATTATTAATTTACATGGACGTACATTTTTACCTCCGCATGGGGATCCGTTTGAAAAGGCCGATGAGTTAGTGGCGGAAGCGAAAGAAATTTCACCACTGGTTTTTGTCGATTTCCATGCGGAAGCGACAAGTGAGAAAATTGCGATGGGCTGGCATCTAGACGGTAAGGCCTCTGTCGTTGTAGGAACGCATACGCATGTCCAAACAGCGGATGACCGTATCTTGCCCGGAGGAACAGCCTATTTGACGGATGCAGGCATGACAGGCCCATATGATGAGATTTTGGGGATGAAAAAAGAAGATGTCATTTACCGTTTCCGAACGAATTTACCTGTCCGTTTCGAAGTTCCAAAAAATGGACGTACACAGTTAAATGGTCTTTTTGTAGAATTAGATGATCAAAGCGGGAAAGCATTAAAAGTCGAGCGAGTTAGTATTAATGAAGACCGTCCGCTCAAAGGATGA
- the rny gene encoding ribonuclease Y: MIVNIISVLVGLLVGAGVTYLFNKNVNESKVTGAKHTAKQIVEDAKREAEALKKEALLEAKDETHKLRIEAESEIRIRRSELQKQENRLLQREENHDRKDDALNKREAGLERKEETLTGRQQHIEQMERKAEELVAVQQAELERVSSLTREEAKRVILGEVEQELATDIAVMTKESEQRAKEESDKKSREILSLALQRFAADHVAETTVSVVNLPNDEMKGRIIGREGRNIRTLETLTGIDLIIDDTPEAVILSGFDPVRRETARLALEKLVQDGRIHPARIEEMVDKSRREVDELIRETGEQTSFDVGVHNLHPDLIKILGRLRFRTSYGQNVLKHSTEVAYLAGLLAAELGEDVTLARRAGLLHDIGKAIDHEVEGSHVEIGVELATKYKEHPVVINSIASHHGDTEATSVIAVLVAAADALSAARPGARSETLENYIRRLQKLEEISESYDGVEKSFAIQAGREVRIIVRPDQIDDITAHRLARDIRKRIEEELDYPGHIKVTVIRETRAVEYAK; the protein is encoded by the coding sequence ATGATAGTAAATATCATCTCCGTTTTGGTCGGTCTGCTCGTCGGTGCTGGTGTTACCTATTTGTTTAATAAGAACGTGAATGAGTCAAAAGTGACGGGTGCCAAACATACTGCAAAACAAATCGTTGAAGATGCGAAACGTGAAGCAGAAGCTCTGAAAAAAGAGGCACTTTTAGAAGCGAAGGATGAAACTCACAAACTGAGAATTGAAGCGGAATCAGAGATCCGGATAAGAAGATCGGAACTGCAAAAGCAGGAAAACCGTCTTTTACAACGGGAAGAAAATCATGACCGCAAGGATGATGCTCTAAACAAAAGAGAAGCAGGTCTGGAGCGTAAGGAAGAAACGCTAACCGGAAGACAACAGCATATCGAACAGATGGAACGCAAGGCGGAAGAACTTGTTGCCGTTCAACAGGCGGAACTTGAAAGAGTATCATCATTGACACGGGAAGAAGCAAAGAGAGTTATTTTGGGTGAAGTAGAGCAAGAACTTGCTACGGATATCGCTGTTATGACGAAAGAGTCAGAACAACGCGCGAAAGAGGAATCGGATAAGAAATCACGAGAAATTTTATCGCTTGCCTTGCAGCGTTTTGCAGCAGACCATGTTGCTGAAACAACAGTATCAGTCGTTAACTTACCGAACGATGAAATGAAAGGTCGAATCATTGGCCGTGAAGGACGTAATATTCGGACGCTTGAGACCTTGACTGGAATCGATCTAATTATTGATGATACGCCAGAAGCAGTTATTTTATCAGGCTTCGATCCAGTACGTCGAGAAACGGCACGCCTTGCATTAGAAAAACTTGTGCAAGATGGGCGAATTCATCCAGCGCGTATTGAGGAAATGGTAGATAAGTCAAGGCGTGAAGTGGATGAGCTAATTCGAGAAACAGGGGAGCAAACTTCCTTTGATGTAGGCGTCCATAATTTACACCCAGATCTTATCAAAATACTTGGACGATTGCGTTTCCGTACGAGCTATGGTCAGAACGTCTTGAAGCACTCAACAGAAGTGGCTTATCTTGCAGGGTTGTTAGCCGCTGAACTTGGTGAAGATGTGACACTTGCAAGACGTGCGGGGCTACTTCATGATATAGGAAAAGCGATTGACCATGAAGTAGAGGGTAGTCACGTTGAAATCGGTGTAGAGTTGGCAACGAAGTACAAAGAACATCCGGTTGTTATTAACAGTATTGCATCCCATCATGGGGATACAGAAGCGACATCAGTTATCGCTGTACTTGTCGCTGCGGCAGATGCTTTATCGGCTGCAAGACCGGGAGCACGTAGTGAAACCCTTGAAAACTATATCCGTAGATTACAAAAACTTGAGGAAATTTCAGAATCGTATGACGGGGTAGAGAAGTCATTTGCTATTCAAGCGGGTCGTGAAGTGCGAATTATCGTTCGTCCTGATCAGATTGATGATATTACAGCGCATCGACTAGCGAGGGATATTCGCAAGCGAATTGAAGAAGAACTTGATTATCCAGGTCATATTAAAGTAACAGTTATTCGCGAAACGCGGGCGGTTGAATACGCAAAATAA
- the recA gene encoding recombinase RecA, with the protein MSDRKAALDMALKQIEKQFGKGSVMKLGEKTNLEISTSSTGSLALDAALGVGGYPRGRVIEIYGPESSGKTTVSLHAIAEVQANGGTAAFIDAEHALDPIYARKLGVNIDELLLSQPDTGEQALEIAEALVRSGAVDIIVVDSVAALVPKAEIEGEMGDSHVGLQARLMSQALRKLSGAINKSNTLAVFINQIREKVGVMFGSPEVTPGGRALKFYSSVRIDVRRGEAIKQGNDIVGNKTRIRVVKNKVAPPFRTAEVDIMYGEGISREGEVIDLGVEVEVVQKSGSWYSYEGERLGQGRENSKQFLKENPAVCAEISNKIRESFGLASANYIIAGHDEDDEDEELELLLDEKE; encoded by the coding sequence TTGAGCGATCGTAAAGCTGCTTTAGACATGGCGTTAAAACAAATTGAAAAGCAATTCGGTAAAGGGTCTGTTATGAAACTAGGTGAAAAGACCAATCTAGAAATCTCAACATCTTCAACGGGGTCTCTTGCACTTGATGCTGCACTTGGTGTAGGTGGCTATCCACGTGGACGTGTCATCGAAATCTATGGACCTGAAAGCTCCGGTAAAACGACAGTATCTCTTCATGCGATTGCGGAAGTGCAAGCAAATGGAGGGACAGCCGCATTTATCGATGCAGAGCATGCGCTCGATCCTATTTATGCAAGAAAATTAGGTGTGAATATTGATGAGTTACTTCTTTCTCAACCAGATACGGGTGAGCAAGCACTTGAAATTGCAGAAGCGCTTGTCCGAAGTGGCGCTGTTGATATAATTGTTGTCGACTCCGTTGCTGCACTTGTACCAAAAGCGGAAATTGAAGGGGAAATGGGCGATTCACACGTAGGACTGCAAGCTCGTCTTATGTCACAAGCCTTACGTAAACTTTCTGGTGCCATTAATAAGTCCAATACGCTAGCTGTATTCATTAACCAAATTCGTGAAAAAGTCGGTGTCATGTTCGGAAGTCCTGAAGTAACACCTGGTGGTCGTGCACTGAAATTCTATTCTTCTGTACGAATAGATGTACGACGGGGTGAAGCTATTAAACAGGGCAATGATATTGTTGGAAACAAGACGCGTATTCGTGTTGTGAAAAACAAAGTAGCACCACCGTTCCGAACAGCAGAAGTCGATATTATGTATGGTGAAGGGATTTCCCGAGAAGGTGAAGTTATCGATCTTGGTGTTGAAGTCGAGGTTGTCCAGAAGAGTGGATCTTGGTATTCCTATGAGGGAGAACGACTTGGACAAGGACGCGAGAATTCGAAACAATTCCTGAAAGAAAATCCTGCTGTCTGTGCAGAAATTTCCAACAAAATTCGTGAATCTTTCGGTCTTGCAAGTGCAAATTATATTATTGCAGGTCATGACGAAGACGATGAAGACGAAGAGTTGGAATTACTACTGGATGAAAAAGAATAA
- a CDS encoding competence/damage-inducible protein A yields MKAEIIAVGSELLLGQITNTNATFISSKLAEIGIDVYYQTVVGDNPARLDEVIDIARQRADILIFTGGLGPTKDDMTKETIVKHIGTTLVSDDEALRYIQQYFERSGRVMTDNNKKQALVFKGATVLPNRKGMAPGMAVEKDGVRYILLPGPPHEMEPMFANEAIPYLLGVTGTREVITSRVLKFYGIGEAELEYRIQSILEKQTNPTVAPLATADAVTLRLTAKAYSVEEAMALISPVEEEIRAVVGEFIFGIDDETLSSKAAKLLIQNGWTIAAAESLTAGLFMAELASEPGIGSSLEGGIVVYNEQAKVVQLGVDQMLLEEFGIVSEECAAALAVNVQRKFGSDIGVGLTGAAGPSPHDGEPVGTVWIGISFKDEEPKTYKLLLSGSRNTNRLRAARFTLYYLIKYLTEIEG; encoded by the coding sequence ATGAAAGCTGAAATCATCGCGGTTGGATCTGAGTTATTGCTCGGTCAAATTACGAATACGAACGCTACATTCATTTCCTCTAAACTTGCGGAAATTGGCATCGATGTTTATTATCAAACGGTTGTTGGCGATAATCCAGCTCGATTGGACGAAGTAATTGATATTGCAAGGCAGCGCGCGGATATTTTAATTTTTACAGGTGGACTCGGGCCTACAAAAGATGACATGACTAAAGAAACGATTGTGAAGCATATCGGTACGACATTAGTGAGTGATGATGAAGCACTTCGCTATATTCAACAGTATTTTGAACGTAGTGGACGCGTTATGACGGACAATAATAAGAAGCAAGCACTTGTTTTTAAAGGAGCTACGGTGTTACCGAACCGCAAAGGGATGGCACCTGGAATGGCTGTAGAAAAAGATGGCGTGCGCTATATTTTGTTACCAGGACCGCCACATGAAATGGAGCCTATGTTTGCAAATGAGGCAATCCCATACTTGTTAGGTGTAACGGGGACGAGGGAAGTCATTACTTCACGTGTTCTAAAATTTTATGGAATTGGAGAGGCGGAGCTTGAATACCGCATCCAATCTATTTTAGAGAAACAAACGAATCCAACGGTTGCACCTTTAGCGACAGCTGATGCTGTTACCTTGCGTTTGACGGCAAAAGCTTATTCAGTTGAAGAAGCTATGGCGCTAATATCACCTGTAGAGGAAGAAATCCGTGCAGTCGTTGGAGAATTTATCTTCGGAATAGACGACGAAACGCTGTCCTCTAAAGCAGCAAAACTTCTCATTCAAAATGGTTGGACGATTGCGGCAGCGGAGAGTTTGACGGCCGGATTATTTATGGCAGAACTAGCCAGTGAGCCGGGTATTGGCTCATCACTTGAGGGAGGCATTGTGGTCTATAATGAGCAAGCGAAAGTTGTTCAGCTCGGTGTAGATCAGATGTTACTGGAGGAGTTTGGCATTGTCAGTGAAGAATGCGCAGCAGCTCTTGCCGTCAATGTCCAGCGTAAGTTTGGGTCGGATATCGGCGTTGGGCTTACAGGTGCGGCAGGTCCATCGCCACATGATGGGGAGCCTGTTGGTACGGTGTGGATCGGTATTAGCTTTAAAGACGAAGAGCCTAAAACCTATAAGTTGTTGTTATCGGGGTCAAGAAATACGAATCGACTAAGGGCAGCAAGATTTACCCTTTACTATCTCATTAAATATCTAACCGAAATAGAAGGATGA
- the pgsA gene encoding CDP-diacylglycerol--glycerol-3-phosphate 3-phosphatidyltransferase encodes MNLPNKITVSRVLLIPVFMVFMLVDFGFGTVTIVGTDIQTGHFIGGLIFIVASITDWLDGYIARKYKLVTNMGKFLDPLADKLLVSAAFIILVELGTAPAWIVIIIISREFAVTGLRLILAGGGEVVAANQLGKIKTVAQILAIVSLLLNNIFFESIGVPFGMIMLYIALIFTIWSGVDYFYKNRRVLLESM; translated from the coding sequence ATGAATTTACCAAACAAAATCACGGTGTCTCGTGTTTTACTTATTCCGGTTTTCATGGTTTTCATGCTCGTAGATTTTGGTTTTGGCACTGTGACAATTGTGGGTACTGACATACAGACAGGGCATTTCATTGGAGGGCTTATTTTTATTGTAGCCTCCATAACAGACTGGCTCGATGGGTATATCGCCCGAAAATATAAGCTTGTTACGAATATGGGGAAGTTCCTAGATCCACTTGCCGATAAACTATTAGTGTCAGCAGCATTTATTATTCTTGTTGAACTGGGGACAGCGCCTGCCTGGATTGTCATTATTATCATTAGCCGTGAGTTTGCGGTAACAGGACTACGCCTAATCCTTGCCGGTGGCGGTGAAGTTGTAGCAGCAAACCAGCTCGGAAAAATAAAGACAGTTGCACAAATTCTAGCGATTGTATCATTATTATTGAATAATATATTTTTTGAATCGATCGGTGTGCCATTTGGCATGATTATGCTGTATATTGCACTGATTTTTACAATCTGGTCAGGTGTGGATTATTTCTATAAAAACAGACGCGTATTGTTGGAGTCGATGTAA
- a CDS encoding helix-turn-helix domain-containing protein, producing the protein MTGLGDRLREARTAKGFTLDDLQSITKIQKRYLSGIENEDYSMMPGAFYVRAFIKQYAEAVGLEADEMLALYKDSSPSMITEEETNQISSTTMTRKKGLTSNNRLNEMMPKVIVALFIIVIIVVFWFLKQNVASNKPPESFEQEQPPVTIQNKPDSNKGEAGKVEENPEEEPVEEPVEPEEPEKPEQVLAFEGASGETSTYGLTAAESFELEIRLTGGSWIGIRDNTGKEWMTPPEVYKAGDVFTYNVTATEFVRIRVGRPMSTEIYVNGELLEYGVTPQATVPQNIVIEYRKQ; encoded by the coding sequence GTGACCGGATTAGGTGATCGTCTCAGAGAGGCGAGAACGGCAAAAGGATTTACATTGGATGATTTGCAGTCTATAACAAAAATACAGAAACGGTACCTTTCTGGTATCGAAAACGAAGACTACAGCATGATGCCAGGAGCATTCTATGTGCGTGCCTTCATTAAGCAGTACGCAGAGGCAGTAGGGTTGGAAGCGGATGAGATGCTGGCCCTGTATAAGGATAGCTCTCCTTCGATGATTACTGAAGAAGAGACCAATCAAATTTCCTCGACAACTATGACGCGGAAAAAAGGCTTAACGAGCAATAACCGATTAAATGAAATGATGCCGAAAGTAATTGTAGCTTTATTTATAATTGTCATTATTGTAGTTTTTTGGTTTCTTAAGCAAAATGTTGCATCTAATAAGCCGCCAGAAAGTTTTGAACAGGAACAGCCACCAGTTACCATTCAAAATAAGCCAGATTCCAACAAGGGTGAGGCGGGTAAGGTAGAGGAAAATCCTGAAGAAGAACCTGTCGAAGAGCCAGTCGAACCAGAGGAGCCTGAAAAACCGGAGCAGGTGCTTGCTTTTGAGGGGGCGAGTGGAGAAACGTCAACGTATGGACTAACTGCAGCAGAATCGTTCGAGCTAGAAATTCGGCTAACGGGTGGTTCATGGATTGGTATTCGAGATAATACTGGGAAAGAGTGGATGACGCCGCCAGAGGTTTATAAAGCTGGGGACGTGTTTACCTATAATGTGACGGCAACTGAATTTGTCCGAATTCGTGTGGGACGTCCTATGTCTACAGAAATCTATGTCAATGGTGAATTACTTGAGTACGGTGTAACACCGCAGGCAACAGTTCCGCAAAATATCGTGATTGAATACAGAAAACAGTAA